In one Shewanella loihica PV-4 genomic region, the following are encoded:
- the ubiH gene encoding 2-octaprenyl-6-methoxyphenyl hydroxylase, whose translation MTTSSDPKQFDIAIVGGAMAGATLALGLANLAQKRQQVLRIALIEANRPGDGHPGFDARSIAIAQGSIFELTRLGIWPKLAHLGTAIENIHVSDRGHFGMTTLNAKDFHLPYLGQVVELERVGAKLFSLLEQQDVSLFCPSKVASIVAGVDAQQLMLDDGTALSAKLVVAADGLHSKVRQDFKLPLEQVDFEQVAVVANVLTDKPHQEWAYERFTDSGPLAILPMANVDGQSRVSLVWALAPEHAELMLGAEKPAFLDALQDAFGHRAGRFIDVGERYAYPLKLSYMARPIYQRTVFIGNAAQTLHPIAGQGFNLGLRDLVCLLEVVDEALERGEDIGGAKLTHEYLSRRRQDRDTTITNVEFLVRGFSNQHWPLVAGRNLGLRLLSWCPPLKTPIARKAMGWKSPQSASQLG comes from the coding sequence ATGACCACTTCGTCTGACCCTAAGCAGTTTGATATCGCCATCGTTGGCGGCGCCATGGCCGGTGCCACCCTGGCCCTGGGCCTGGCCAACCTGGCACAGAAACGCCAGCAAGTGCTGCGCATCGCCCTTATCGAGGCCAACCGTCCCGGCGACGGCCATCCGGGTTTCGACGCCCGTTCCATCGCTATCGCCCAGGGCTCCATCTTCGAGCTGACCCGTCTCGGCATCTGGCCTAAGCTGGCCCACCTGGGCACGGCCATCGAGAATATCCATGTCTCGGATCGCGGCCATTTCGGCATGACGACCCTCAACGCCAAAGATTTTCATCTGCCCTACCTGGGTCAGGTGGTGGAACTCGAGCGTGTCGGTGCCAAGCTATTTAGCCTGCTGGAGCAACAGGATGTCAGCCTGTTTTGTCCCTCCAAGGTGGCCAGTATTGTCGCCGGCGTCGATGCCCAGCAATTGATGCTAGACGATGGCACTGCCCTCAGCGCCAAGCTGGTGGTGGCTGCCGACGGTCTACATTCTAAGGTCAGGCAGGACTTTAAGCTGCCGCTGGAGCAGGTGGACTTTGAGCAGGTGGCCGTGGTGGCCAACGTGCTCACCGACAAGCCCCATCAAGAGTGGGCCTATGAGCGCTTCACCGACAGCGGCCCGCTGGCGATTCTGCCCATGGCCAATGTGGATGGGCAATCCAGAGTCTCCCTGGTATGGGCGCTGGCGCCAGAGCATGCCGAGCTGATGCTGGGCGCCGAGAAACCTGCGTTTTTAGATGCGCTGCAAGATGCCTTTGGTCACCGCGCCGGGCGTTTTATCGATGTGGGTGAGCGTTACGCCTATCCGCTTAAGCTCTCTTACATGGCGCGCCCCATCTATCAGCGCACCGTATTTATCGGCAACGCGGCGCAGACGCTGCACCCCATCGCAGGCCAGGGCTTTAACCTGGGGCTGAGGGATCTCGTCTGTCTGCTCGAGGTGGTCGATGAGGCGCTCGAACGCGGCGAGGATATCGGCGGCGCCAAGCTGACCCATGAATACCTTAGCCGTCGCCGGCAAGACCGTGACACCACCATCACCAATGTCGAATTCTTAGTGCGCGGCTTCTCGAATCAGCACTGGCCCCTGGTGGCCGGTCGTAACCTGGGGTTGCGTCTGCTTTCCTGGTGTCCGCCGCTCAAGACGCCCATTGCCCGCAAAGCCATGGGGTGGAAATCGCCTCAATCAGCCAGCCAACTTGGATAA
- the gcvT gene encoding glycine cleavage system aminomethyltransferase GcvT, translating into MANKTVLFNKHLEANAKMVDFHGWDMPLNYGSQIEEHHVVRQDAGMFDVSHMTVVDVTGAEACDFLRKLLANDVAKLKVPGKALYGGMLDHNAGVIDDLITYYLSDTHYRIVVNSATREKDLAWITEQVKGYDVTVTERPELAMIAVQGPNAKAKAAAVFTDEQNAAVEGMKPFFGVQSGSLFIATTGYTGEAGYEIIVPEAEAEALWQALLDNGVKPCGLGARDTLRLEAGMNLYGQDMDESVNPLAANMGWTIAWEPEDRDFIGREALAAIKAAGTDKLVGLVMEAKGVLRTGMPVFFTDADGVEQQGAITSGTFSPTLGYSIAMARVPNSVGDVAEVEMRKKRVPVKVIAPSFVRNGKQAF; encoded by the coding sequence ATGGCTAATAAAACTGTACTCTTTAACAAGCACCTAGAAGCTAACGCCAAAATGGTCGACTTTCACGGTTGGGACATGCCGCTAAACTACGGCTCTCAAATCGAAGAACACCATGTTGTGCGTCAAGACGCAGGTATGTTTGACGTGTCTCACATGACAGTAGTTGATGTTACGGGTGCTGAGGCCTGTGATTTTCTTCGTAAGCTACTGGCCAACGACGTCGCCAAACTCAAGGTGCCGGGTAAGGCACTCTACGGTGGCATGTTAGACCACAATGCAGGCGTTATCGACGACCTGATCACCTATTATCTCAGCGACACCCATTACCGTATCGTAGTGAACTCGGCCACTCGCGAGAAAGATCTCGCCTGGATCACCGAGCAAGTTAAAGGCTATGACGTGACTGTCACTGAGCGTCCTGAGCTGGCGATGATCGCCGTTCAAGGTCCTAACGCTAAGGCGAAAGCGGCGGCGGTATTTACCGACGAGCAAAACGCAGCGGTTGAAGGCATGAAGCCTTTCTTCGGTGTGCAGTCTGGCTCTCTCTTCATCGCAACCACAGGTTACACAGGCGAAGCCGGTTACGAGATCATCGTACCCGAGGCTGAAGCCGAAGCCCTGTGGCAAGCCCTGCTAGACAATGGCGTTAAGCCATGCGGTCTGGGCGCCCGCGACACCCTACGTTTAGAAGCAGGCATGAACCTGTACGGCCAAGATATGGACGAGAGCGTTAACCCGCTAGCGGCCAACATGGGCTGGACCATCGCCTGGGAACCTGAAGACCGTGACTTCATCGGCCGCGAAGCGCTAGCCGCTATCAAGGCCGCCGGCACAGATAAGCTAGTTGGTCTGGTGATGGAAGCCAAGGGCGTACTGCGCACCGGCATGCCAGTCTTCTTCACCGACGCAGACGGCGTTGAGCAGCAGGGCGCTATCACCAGCGGCACCTTCTCTCCTACTCTGGGCTACTCAATCGCCATGGCCCGGGTGCCAAATTCTGTTGGCGATGTCGCAGAAGTAGAGATGCGTAAGAAGCGCGTCCCTGTTAAAGTGATCGCACCTAGCTTCGTGCGCAACGGTAAGCAGGCTTTCTAA
- a CDS encoding cell division protein ZapA, with translation MSSHAIEISLLGRTYSIACPIGQEDALRHVANKLEKQLSSLRARTNNLSREEIAIMAALNIGYELLEEQKKNQDYIKQMDDKIGLLQSTLESALVERATKDD, from the coding sequence ATGAGTAGCCATGCTATCGAAATTAGCTTATTGGGCCGCACCTACTCCATCGCTTGTCCGATAGGACAGGAAGATGCCTTGCGCCATGTGGCCAACAAGCTGGAAAAGCAGCTGAGTTCCCTGCGTGCTCGAACCAACAACCTTAGCCGGGAAGAAATTGCCATCATGGCGGCACTAAATATTGGCTATGAATTGTTGGAAGAACAGAAGAAGAATCAAGATTATATTAAGCAGATGGATGACAAGATCGGTCTGCTGCAATCGACCTTGGAGAGTGCGCTGGTTGAGCGTGCCACAAAAGACGATTAA
- a CDS encoding UPF0149 family protein, translated as MATPPSLRIEILLAELNAADIAQHPVEVHGSLVGLICGGVGQAKSEWIKPLLELINDGQLPPPSLVQLLEELYQDTLARITDADFGFTPMAPEEEETLSKRVEALSLWVQSFLTGIAMAQPKLNRASSDVKEVIKDLAEIAQVEFDVAEDEESEAAYIELMEFARMAALLCYAEFGPEPSEIKDQDPMIH; from the coding sequence ATGGCAACCCCTCCCTCTTTACGCATCGAAATTCTGTTGGCCGAGCTCAATGCCGCCGATATCGCCCAACATCCCGTTGAAGTCCATGGTTCCCTGGTGGGCCTTATCTGCGGTGGCGTGGGTCAGGCCAAGAGCGAGTGGATCAAGCCCTTGCTCGAACTGATCAACGATGGTCAGTTGCCGCCGCCTTCTCTGGTGCAGCTGCTGGAAGAGCTTTATCAAGACACCCTGGCGCGCATCACAGATGCCGATTTCGGCTTCACGCCTATGGCGCCGGAAGAGGAGGAGACCCTGAGCAAGCGGGTCGAGGCGCTCTCTCTCTGGGTGCAGAGCTTCCTGACGGGCATCGCCATGGCGCAGCCTAAGCTCAATCGCGCCTCGAGCGACGTAAAAGAGGTGATTAAAGATCTCGCCGAGATCGCTCAGGTGGAGTTCGATGTGGCCGAAGATGAAGAGTCCGAGGCGGCCTACATAGAGCTGATGGAGTTTGCTCGCATGGCGGCGCTACTCTGTTACGCCGAATTTGGCCCCGAGCCGAGTGAGATCAAAGATCAAGACCCCATGATTCATTAA
- a CDS encoding FAD-dependent 2-octaprenylphenol hydroxylase — MFSTQTYDVAIIGGGMVGLATAIGLGQEGLRVVVIDAGETQAVSGEARLRVSAINKASQRLLTHLGAWAYIDESRVGPYQKMAVWDKDSLGKIGFDAHSISEQTLGSIIENDNISHALATRAGELSEITHLENHRLEKIAFGEREAWLTLDNGDNLSAALVIGADGANSWVREQCKIPMTFWDYGHHAIVASIRTELPHNATARQVFLSDGPLAFLPLFEPSLCSIVWSVPPAKAQSLLEGDKVQFERSLTAAFDGKLGMCTLESEPQAFPLRMRYARHFARHRLVLAGDAAHTIHPLAGQGVNLGFLDAAAIIETLSELKAKGKDLGDYANLRPLERWRKADALEMIAAMEGFKRLFEGSNPVKKALRDLGLNLVDNLSPVKTLFMQQAMGNKTRLPELCK; from the coding sequence ATGTTCAGTACACAAACCTATGACGTTGCCATCATCGGCGGAGGCATGGTCGGGCTGGCAACCGCCATCGGCCTTGGGCAGGAAGGGCTGAGAGTCGTGGTGATCGATGCCGGCGAAACCCAGGCGGTATCCGGTGAGGCCAGATTAAGAGTCAGCGCCATCAACAAGGCGAGTCAGCGATTACTTACCCATCTGGGGGCCTGGGCCTATATCGACGAGTCTCGCGTCGGCCCCTATCAGAAGATGGCGGTGTGGGATAAGGATAGCTTGGGCAAGATAGGTTTCGATGCTCATTCGATCAGCGAGCAGACCCTGGGCAGCATCATAGAAAATGACAACATCAGCCATGCCTTGGCGACCCGTGCCGGTGAGCTAAGTGAAATCACCCACCTGGAAAATCACCGTCTGGAGAAGATAGCCTTTGGCGAGCGTGAGGCCTGGCTGACCCTGGATAACGGCGACAACCTGTCGGCGGCACTGGTGATTGGCGCCGATGGTGCCAATTCCTGGGTGCGCGAGCAGTGCAAGATCCCTATGACCTTCTGGGACTATGGTCATCACGCCATTGTCGCCTCGATCCGCACCGAGCTGCCGCACAATGCCACCGCCAGACAGGTGTTCTTAAGTGATGGCCCATTGGCGTTTCTGCCGCTGTTTGAGCCAAGTCTCTGCTCTATCGTCTGGTCCGTGCCTCCTGCCAAGGCGCAGTCGCTGCTGGAGGGGGACAAGGTGCAGTTCGAACGCAGCCTGACCGCCGCCTTCGACGGTAAGCTGGGCATGTGTACGCTGGAGAGTGAGCCCCAGGCCTTCCCGCTGCGGATGCGTTATGCCCGTCACTTTGCCCGTCACCGTCTGGTGCTTGCGGGGGATGCGGCCCACACCATACATCCGCTGGCAGGCCAGGGGGTTAACTTGGGCTTCTTGGACGCCGCCGCCATTATCGAGACCCTGAGCGAACTCAAGGCCAAGGGCAAGGATCTCGGCGATTATGCCAATCTTCGTCCGTTAGAGCGTTGGCGTAAGGCGGACGCGCTGGAGATGATCGCGGCGATGGAGGGCTTCAAGCGGCTGTTCGAAGGCAGTAATCCGGTGAAAAAAGCCCTGCGGGATCTGGGTCTCAATCTGGTGGATAACCTTTCTCCTGTGAAAACACTGTTTATGCAACAGGCTATGGGTAACAAAACCCGCTTGCCTGAGTTGTGTAAATAA
- the gcvH gene encoding glycine cleavage system protein GcvH, with product MSNIPTELKYASSHEWIRREEDGSYTVGISEHAQELLGDMVFVELPEVGDSVSAGDDCAVAESVKAASDIYAPVSGEVVAVNEALEDSPELVNSDAYGDGWFFRIMPSDLSELDNLLDAEGYQAVIDEE from the coding sequence ATGAGCAATATTCCGACTGAATTGAAATACGCTTCTTCACACGAATGGATCCGCAGAGAAGAAGACGGTTCATACACTGTTGGTATCAGTGAGCACGCCCAAGAGTTGCTAGGCGACATGGTATTCGTTGAGCTGCCAGAAGTGGGCGACAGTGTTAGCGCCGGCGATGACTGCGCGGTAGCCGAGTCGGTTAAAGCCGCTTCAGACATCTACGCACCCGTTTCAGGTGAAGTGGTAGCGGTTAACGAAGCGCTAGAAGATTCTCCTGAGCTGGTTAACAGCGACGCATACGGTGATGGCTGGTTCTTCCGCATCATGCCAAGCGACCTGAGCGAACTAGACAATTTGCTTGATGCCGAAGGCTATCAAGCGGTTATCGACGAAGAGTAA